CGCGGCGGCATCGCGGGCAACGTCATCCCCGACCTGTGCGAGGTCGAGGTCAACTACCGCTTCGCGCCGAGCCGGACCGTCGCCGACGCCGAAGCGCACGTGCGAGCCGCGTTCGACGGGTTCGAGGTCGAGATCACGGATGCCGCAGCCGGCGCCCGCCCAGGACTCGACGCCCCGATCGCGCAGCGCTTCGTCGCCGCCGTCGGCGGCGAGGCGCACGCCAAGTACGGCTGGACCGATGTCGCCCGCTTCTCGGCCATGGGGGTTCCCGCAGTCAACTACGGTCCTGGCGACCCTCACCTCGCGCACCACGACGAGGAGCGCGTGCCCCTGGCTCAGATCGAGGCGGTCGAACACGGGCTGCGCGCGTGGCTCACGGCATCCTGACGTCCGGCATCCGTCACTGGGTGCGCCTGCCGATCGTCGGGCGCATCGCCGTCGTCTACCTGCTCGCCCGATTGGTGACCACCGGGTTCCTGCTGCTGGCATCCCAGGTGTCGACCGTGCAGTCGCGGTTCGGCTTCGATCCCGACCTGCGCAGCTTCGTGCTCGGCTGGGACGCGCAGTGGTACTGGTGGGTCGCCGAGAACGGCTACCCGTCGGTGCTGCCGCTGACCGCTGACGGTCAGGTGGGCGAGAACGCCTGGGCGTTCATGCCGGTGTACGCGTATCTTGCGAAGTGGGTCGGGTTCGGCGACTGGGGTGCAGGGGCGCTGTTCATCTCGCTGCTGGCCGGATATCTCGCCTGCCTGATGCTGCATCGTCTGCTGCACGCCCGCATCGGATCGAGGCAGGCGCTGTGGGCAGTCGCGTTCTTCGCGAGCGGACCGCTGGCCGCGCTGTTCCAGGTCGGCTACGCCGAGGCGCTGTTCACCCTACTGCTGCTCATCGCGCTGGATCTCGCCTCCCGCCACCGCTACCCGCTGCTGTACCTCGTGATCCCGGTGATGGGCTTCACGCGCCCCGGCATCCTCGCGTTCGCCCTGTACCTGGGGCTGCACGGCATCCTGCGCTGGATGCGGCGCCATGAGCAACCACTGCCCGCACGGCACATCGTGCACATCGTCGCGCTCGGGGCGCTGGCGACGGTTGTCGGGTTCTCGTGGCAGGTGGTCGCCGCGGTCGTCACCGGAGACCCGGCCGCGTACCTGAAGACCGAGCTGTCTTGGCGACGCAACTGGCTCGCCGACCCCAATCCGGAGTTCATCCCCTTCGAGGGGTTCGTCCGCGGTGCGGAGTTCTGGGCCGGTCAGGCCGGGCTGGCGGCGTGGATCGGCTGGATCGGCCTGGTCGTCGTCGTCGCGGGTGCGGTGCTGCTGCTGCTGCGAGCCCCGCAGGTGCGGCGGCTGGGCGCCGACATCCGGCTGTGGAGCGCGAGCTATCTGCTCTACCTGCTGGCGGTGTTCTTCCCTCAGTCGAGCACGCTGCGCCTGCTGATGCCGCTCACACCGCTGTGGGGCGCGCTGGCCGTGCCGCGGCAGCGCTGGTTCCGCGGGCTCATGCTGGGGCTGTGCCTGCTCGCGCAGTGGCTCTGGATCCTGTCGATGTACGGGCTCGCGCAGACGTTCTGGCAGGTTCCATAGCCCGTTCAGAGGTGGTGCACAGCGCCGCGCGCAGTGTTTGTGTCGCGGTGGCATGCTTCGGGCGCATGGTGACGATAAACTTGATGCATACCACCGAGGGAAAGGGAGCCACGATGGCAGCGATGAAGCCGAGGACCGGCGACGGACCGATGGAGGCTGTGAAGGAAGGGCGGCTCATCATCGTGCGGGTTCCGCTCGAAGGTGGGGGCCGTCTGGTCGTCTCCGTGAACGACGCGGAGGCGAAGGAGCTCCACGACGTGCTCGCCGCCGTCGTGAACGCGGCCTGACCCACGACACGAAGAGGGGCGATGGAATGATCCATCGCCCCTCTTCTCGCGTCCGGGCATCGGTGCCGAAGGCGCTGTGCCCCGGGTCTCAGGCCGAGACGCGGGAGAGCTGCAGCAGGCCCTCGCCGCTCGTGGAGAGCGCGGCGAGGACGGCGGGTGACTCCTGGGTCTCCTGCACGAGCGAACGGTACGCCGAGGTCACGGCATCCCGCTGCACCGGGTCGGCGACCCGGCCGCCGGCGAGTACGCGCGGAACGAGCACGAGACCGCCGGTGCGCACCAGGCGCAGGCCGTGCTCGACGTACTCGATCACGTTCTCGGCATCCGCGTCGATGAGCACGATGTCGTAGGCGCCCTCGTTCATGCGGGGCAGGACGTCAGCGGCGCGGCCGGTGATGAAGCGGGCCTTCGCCGCAGGGATCTTCGCCTCCGCGAAGGCCTGCCGGGCGGCGGCGAGGTGCTCGGGTTCGTTGTCGATGCTGGTCAGCACCGCCTGCGGGGCTCCGCGCAGCAGCCACAGGCCCGAGACGCCGGCGCCCGTGCCGATCTCGACGATGGAGCGCGCGGCCGAGGTCGCGGCCAGCACGGCGCACTGCGCTCCGATCTCCGGGCTGATCGGCGTCGCGCCGAGCTCGACGGCGTGCATGCGCGCGCGGGCGATGGCGGCGGGTTCCACGATGGTCTCGCGGGCGAATCGGGCGTTCGCGTCGTGCTCGCTCATGTGCTGCTCCTGAAACTCGGTCATTCCCAGCGTAAGCGCCGCCGGTGGATCACAACGGTAGGCGCGACGGGTAGCCTGGGGTCATGGAATTGGGGCTGACCTTCGACAAGCTGCTGCTGATCGGCCTTGTCGCTGTGCTCATCATCGGTCCCGAGCGGCTGCCGAAGGCGGCTGAGTCGTTCGCGAGGATCGTCCGTCGTGCAGGGGAGTACCTGCGCGACACCAAGAGCCGGATGCGCGATGAGCTCGGCCCCGAGATCGACGAGGTCGACTGGCGCAAGCTGGATCCGCGTCAGTACGACCCGCGGCGCATCATCCGCGACGCGCTCTTCGAGGAGCCCGGGTTCGACACCCCGCCCGCGCCC
This is a stretch of genomic DNA from Microbacterium sp. YJN-G. It encodes these proteins:
- a CDS encoding twin-arginine translocase TatA/TatE family subunit codes for the protein MELGLTFDKLLLIGLVAVLIIGPERLPKAAESFARIVRRAGEYLRDTKSRMRDELGPEIDEVDWRKLDPRQYDPRRIIRDALFEEPGFDTPPAPQRPVVTDPVVAEPRPVFTRTAFSRTTPPPFDVEAT
- a CDS encoding DUF3117 domain-containing protein, which produces MAAMKPRTGDGPMEAVKEGRLIIVRVPLEGGGRLVVSVNDAEAKELHDVLAAVVNAA
- a CDS encoding O-methyltransferase, translated to MSEHDANARFARETIVEPAAIARARMHAVELGATPISPEIGAQCAVLAATSAARSIVEIGTGAGVSGLWLLRGAPQAVLTSIDNEPEHLAAARQAFAEAKIPAAKARFITGRAADVLPRMNEGAYDIVLIDADAENVIEYVEHGLRLVRTGGLVLVPRVLAGGRVADPVQRDAVTSAYRSLVQETQESPAVLAALSTSGEGLLQLSRVSA